The nucleotide sequence GTTTATGATCTGACACTAAAATAAACTGTCTACCAtataaatatttatgaaactttttaatacaaaatataatggCTAGCGCTTCACGTTCAATTTGGGAATAATTCTGCTCAGCCTTACTAAGAGTTCCAGATACAAAATGTATAGGCTTTTCTCTACCATCAGAGTACCGATGACTAAGAACACCTCCCACTCCATACGAACTAGCATCACATGCAACCACAATTTGCTTATTAGGATCATAATGTGCCAGAACTTGATTTGCCTCAATTAACTCCTTACTTAAGCAAAAAGCAGCTTTACATTctgcattaaaattaaattttacattCTTTTCCAATAATTTATATAACGGTTTTAAGCGGCCTGATAACATAGGGATAAATTTACTATAGTAATTAATTAATCCTAAGTAAGATCGGAGTTGTGTTATATCTTTAGGTTCAGGTGCCTCTTTAATAGCTCTTAATTTATCACTAGTAGGATGAATACCATCTTTGTCTATACGGTGACCAAGATATTCAACCTGatctttaaaaaatgaacatttctGAGCATTTACCTTGATATTATAACTACTTAATCTGTTAAAAACTATTTCCAGTAATCTACTTACATGTTCTATTGAAGTACCCGAAATAAGGATATCATCTAAATAGCAATGAACATTTGGTATACCTGCCAATTACCGATTGAAAAATTGCTGGTGCACTTGCTATACCATATGTTAACCTAGTAAACCTAAATAAGCCAATATGTGTATTTAtagttaaatatttttggaaGGCCTCATTTACTTTAAGCTGTTGATAGGCACCTGATAAATCtatacaacaaaatattttacCTCCAGCTAAACTTGCAAAAATATCCTCAGGTAGTGGTAATGGGTATTGCTCTACACTTAAAACTTTATTTACCGTAACTTGAAAATCAGTGCAAATTCTAATATCCTCAGTGTTTTTCTTAGCTACAACTACAATGGGTGAAGCCCATTCACTATGTTTGACAGGTTTTAAAATACCGACTTGAACCATCTGATCCAATTTTCTTTCAACTAATGGCTTAATAGCATATGGCATTGAGTATGCCTTTTTAAAAATAGGAATCACATTATCTTTTATGTTAAATTTTACTTCAAAATGTTTGATTGGACTACACATATTGCcatcaaataataatttatatttatttttaatagactcAATTAGATCATCTCGTTCATTTATATGACCTATTTGCCCATCCATACAAAATATAGCTTTCCAGTCAGGAAACAAGATATTGAGCCAATTCCTTCCAAGCAGTGGCGTGAATTCCTTACCTGACTCTATAACTGCCAATGGCAACTCACATGTTTTACTCCCATAATGTACATTCACTGTACATTCACCTACAGCTTTAATAGGTTGACCTGAAACAGCAGTAAGTTTGTAATTTACAGGTGCTAAAGCTAGATTTAGTACATTTTTAAATTTGGATACAGACATTACTGTTCTACATGCACCAGTATCTACTTCAAAGGttacatttttattgtttatcTTTAGGGTTACATGATATGCAGAATTTGACACATCACTCACTGTATGAAGATTAAATATGTCATTATTTACCTCGTCACTATCAATGTTATATTCCTCCTCTTGTACTACATTCACAGGTTGTGGTCGAATATCTGGACAGAAATTCTTGACATGACCAAACTTTGCACAAAAAAAACATCTCCATTTTTCAGCTGGGCATTTACCTCTATGATGACTTCTGCCACAATTTTTACAACTTTGATCTGCACTGAGAGTTGATCTAAACTTTGGATTTCTATGCTTGCCTCTGTTTAATACATTTATATTACCTCCCTCAGATAATAACTTAACTTGTTTCTGTGCTACTTCTGAGGCCAAAGCTAACTGACAAGCACTTTGAAATGTTAAATCTACATCACCCAACAACTTCTTTTGTGTTCCTTCGTCTCTAATCCCACAAACAAACCTATCCCTTAGAGCCTCTTCTAGAAACTGTCCAAAATTACAAGAATTTGCCAACTTCCTTAGCTCTACACTGTAATCAGAGATAGATTGATCAGCTTTTTGTTCACACCGATTGAAAACAAAACGTTCGTAGATTTCGGACACAGGTGGAGAAAAATGTTTAATCAATTTCCCTTTCACTTCTTGGAACGTAAATTCGGTTGGTTTCTTTGGGGCCACTAAGTTTTTCAACACCTGAAAAAGACTCGTACCTCCTAGTGTGATTAACATTGAAACCTTCATATTTTCTTCAACCTTATTAACAGTAAACAAATGTTCTAATCTTTCTATGTAGGATTCAAATTCTTCTGGAACACCGGTAAAAGCTTCAATATTACCTATCAACGCCATGTTGCTGACTACAATAACTAATATAAAACACCTCTCTGTATAAACCCTATCGTAAATAGGAacttcactttatttttttttatcccgTCGCCAAAATGTTACGTTTGAGCCCGTGATACAGATACTAAATTGTACTTTGATTACTTTATTATCAAATATATTATCTAATACAGAGATGAGAAGAGCTTGCCTCCAGTTTCTGGTTACCTGTCATCTGTCGTCGTTGACAGCCCAACGCAACGTTGCCAAGCAACTCAGAACTCACAATTAAATACACAACAGATATATTCTTTCGTTCTGCGACACATTATCGTAATACTGATATCATCAACTGTCTTAATAACACATATTCGAGACGCAGGTCGAAGAGCTAGTCGGAGCCAGTACGTCTTCTTGCTTTAATGCTTTGACTATTGAAAAGTTCTCAGTGAGCTCATTTTGTATTCTGAGAGTTGATGTTGATGAGTCCACTGTTGTTTTTACTTTTCACTAATCGGATATATTTTTGAAACATGTTAAAGCGATGCAATATTTGATATAACTTGTGTCTATTAATTGAGTAGTAGGCTTATTCAAAATCTATGAATATgttgtgaacatcaatgtcgTACTCTTATAATTTGTTTTACTGTGAATAGCTGGTCAGTTGAAAACCGTTTCGATATTCCCCGGCAATATTTTTAGTTAATTGTTTGAGTCGTTTGTTTATTATGTTCCTAAATAAAACCTTTGTACGCTGTGCACAAGAGGGTTACATCGCGATATAATTTTCGCATTTCagtttattcctttatttatagATTGGGCATATAATAATTAATGCACGAAATACGAACTActtggtataattatataaatgaactgtataatgatgataaaCCCGAAGAACTGgcgactttagatgaaggtgaaggaccagaaatactaaaatcagaaatactacatgctataaaattggcaaaaaacaagaaagccgttggtcccgacaacatacctacagaaatgttaaagctcataaataaggaaaacattggaatactagtcaaacttttcaatgatgtttattcgactggtgatatccctgaagattggttaaagtccgaattcataaccctaccaaagaAACAACGTCcaaaaaactgtagcgattatagaatgataagccttatgagcctcactttgaaaatctttctacgtatcattcacagtagaatcagagataaatgtgaagaagaccaggatgaaacacaatttggcttcagaaatggactgggaacccgggacgcactctttgcactaaatgtgttattgcagaaatgccgagatcaaaggaaagacgtctttgctgtatttattgattatgagaaggcctttgatcaagtacaacatcacaaattaattaaaatattaaaggataaaggagttgatagtcaagatgtacgaagaatcatagaaaaattatactggcgtcaaacagcgacagcttgcataaatggaaaatcaacagaaatatgcaaaatacaaagaggtgtcagacagggttgtatactgtccccactgttattcaatttatattcagatagaatatttaaggaagcgctgcataatttggaatggggtgtgaaagttaatggaattctgataaatacaatcagatatgcagacgatacagttattttaagtgatgatataaatggattacaacaccttttaaatgccattgacacagtgggaagagagtttgacctaaatataaactgttcaaaaacaaaatacatggtatttagccgtttggcccatcaagattcatggttatatgttgatggtcatataattcaaagagtacccagctttaaatatcttggttgccatattactgaacaactagatccagataaagagataaaatgtagaatcgagatagcccgcacgacatttttaaaaatgaggtcattcttctgtaatgatacctggcaacttcaacttcgaaagcgcatgattaaatgctacatttggtcagtcctcttgtatggtgtcgaagcatggacattaaaaatatccaccattaaccgtttggaggcctttgaaatgtggctgcacagatgtatactgaaaataccatggacggctatgctgacaaatgtggcagtccttaagagagcaaatgctacccgcgagctgcttgataatatcaaatatagaaagatggcctattttggacacgtagtaaggggagaccggtataatattcttcaacttattatgatgggtaaaatcgaaggacgcagaggaattggtagaaagcaggcctcttggttgaagaatatccgggagtggacaggaataaagaaagcagaacacctatttagaatagctcgagacagagacagtttcgccatgttaatcgccaacgtcaaggggacttgatagggcacgttaagaagaagaagggcaTATAATTCCAGTTAGCCAGTCGCTAGGGAACTTTTCATCCTCCCAAATCGTATTATGAATACATGTGTTTGTTCTACCTAAGCGTTCGCCAGCTAATTTATATTGTTCAGAGTTCAGAGGGGATGTTGTCAATATCTGAAGCTTTGTTATTCCTTCGTGCTCGTATTCCTTGTTTTACCTCTCCCATCGTCGGGAATTCTATGTCCAGAAACAGACGAGCCACTCTGCAGCGCCACAGAGTGGCTTAGACAGGCGATTTTGTAGTGGACGCCACTAGCTAGGAGCGAGGATCGGCGATAGTGACTGGCCACTGTCGCTCGTCTGGAATGGCACGTTTAATTTATATATGAATTTACGTCTAATCATCGGAAGCTACTTTGTGGCGCCATAGAGTGGTTCGTCTGTTTCTGGGCTATATTTTCGGTGTCCCTTCAATGTGCTGCATGTCCATAATTTGCTCTTCATCTTATTGTGCTGCCAAAAGAGTTTGGACATAGGCTTTCCGCACTGATTTTATTTCTCTTGAATCGCTGGTTATCTGCCTTTCTTGATTTCTgaattagaccagtaaggatctgcgaaaaaacgtctatttttggatgtgagaggtggcattcggatttttgcagataaagttaggtgacaccttcagtaataataattgacttatgctccttctcaaatatgcccggaacattaataaaaaaattaaaatatttaaaaatttcgaaaaacatcgattttttttctgctttctttgcttataactttaaaacgattcgttttggaacaaagtcgtagagaaataaaataaagataattgaatattgtatgatatacgactggtaaaaaatgtcttaaggtattaccttttctgcaatatagcaataaatacaaaataagggggcaaaataagtctgttgttattcaatattttttaaccactttggtggcacttagaaccttagtaaatcggttaggaaattatttgtaacatacttaaatcgtgtaccaaatttcattaaaatcgacctaataacttttgcataataaatttgcaatctaagggccggttgttcgaacgctaatcaacaatgatcattatcaaatatttaattactgtcaatgtcaactttgtttggtttgctgaaaacataattgattacaattatgaggcttgttaatcaattaacataacaataattaacataattgatgaataaatctcataattgtaatcaattatgttttcagcaacctaaacaaagttgacattgacagtttcgtgacagtaattaaatatttgataatgatcatttttgattagcgttcgaacaaccggccctaaatgtttttaaaaaagttcaaattttttaaaatctttctgaacaaaaagtagaccatttagaagttggctaattttattacatataaagaggtgctctacctatctaattcactttacagaattaaaatcggattatttaaggggcctcagcaatgttttaaatttataaaaaaaattttggcttataaacaaatagctttttttaataataaaaaaattaatttttagcaatgcaaataattaaaaccggtataatttgagttaaactttcaaatgctgtcagcagaatttctattttattttttaatcaaacgttattcgagttcaaaaattgcaatttctcgattttttgaaagttccaccgcgtttatctcgaaaactatgcatcctacgaaaaaacttgtaagaacattttttgcttagaattacccaagaaatacaaaaaaatgttttattttgcgaaaaatccatgctatgtaattcctcaagttctttgtttataacaatcttatcgacatccggatcaactgttacccaaaaaattcgtgttctacgggtcaaaatacataaaaaacttgggtaagtccatctaaataaaggagcccgtagcaccccctcctggccacagcactaatttgtttataagcaaaaaaattgtttataactttaaaacattgccgaggctgcttaaataatccgatttccattctgtaaagtgcattagataggtggagtact is from Diabrotica virgifera virgifera chromosome 9, PGI_DIABVI_V3a and encodes:
- the LOC126891962 gene encoding uncharacterized protein LOC126891962; this encodes MALIGNIEAFTGVPEEFESYIERLEHLFTVNKVEENMKVSMLITLGGTSLFQVLKNLVAPKKPTEFTFQEVKGKLIKHFSPPVSEIYERFVFNRCEQKADQSISDYSVELRKLANSCNFGQFLEEALRDRFVCGIRDEGTQKKLLGDVDLTFQSACQLALASEVAQKQVKLLSEGGNINVLNRGKHRNPKFRSTLSADQSCKNCGRSHHRGKCPAEKWRCFFCAKFGHVKNFCPDIRPQPVNVVQEEEYNIDSDEVNLLKL